The Dyella caseinilytica genome has a window encoding:
- a CDS encoding ferritin-like domain-containing protein — protein sequence MTLQHEAFDTESLVPGYHEPVLPTGEPDEATIAASEARTRHWSRKDQGKRIKYGSDEHKQMMCRMFEETFNPYRPSVLKWPTLDEAALHRITSLPIWDIAVQTEGKARLRMAAYARTITDPEMRNALAQNAWEENRHKEVLSKMVQHYNIPLVPEPAYEYPKDPEWAYLVTGYSECIDSFFAFGLFKVAHDSGLFPAELIDTFEPVMQEECRHILLFANWVAWHRANLNIFQRIAFEWKVFRVWCFLGMERMDLAKSLDAEGNEHQQDNNFTVNGAQSVTEQDLSVAELMACCLRENDRRFAGYDQRLLRPTTMPFMVKCALPVLKFFERRKKAK from the coding sequence ATGACGCTTCAACACGAGGCCTTCGATACCGAATCCCTGGTGCCCGGTTACCACGAGCCGGTGCTGCCGACCGGTGAGCCGGATGAAGCCACCATCGCTGCGTCCGAAGCACGCACGCGTCATTGGTCGCGCAAGGATCAGGGCAAGCGCATCAAATATGGCTCCGACGAACACAAGCAGATGATGTGCCGGATGTTCGAGGAGACGTTCAATCCTTATCGTCCGTCGGTGTTGAAGTGGCCGACGCTGGATGAAGCTGCTCTGCATCGCATCACCTCGCTGCCGATCTGGGACATCGCCGTGCAGACCGAAGGCAAGGCGCGCCTGCGCATGGCTGCCTATGCACGCACGATCACCGATCCGGAGATGCGTAACGCCCTGGCGCAAAACGCCTGGGAAGAAAACCGCCACAAAGAAGTGCTGTCCAAGATGGTGCAGCACTACAACATTCCACTGGTGCCGGAGCCGGCTTACGAATACCCGAAAGATCCGGAATGGGCCTATTTGGTAACGGGCTATAGCGAATGCATCGACAGCTTCTTCGCCTTTGGACTATTCAAGGTAGCGCATGACTCGGGTCTGTTTCCGGCCGAGCTGATCGATACCTTCGAGCCAGTGATGCAGGAGGAATGCCGGCACATTCTGCTGTTCGCCAACTGGGTCGCCTGGCATCGCGCCAATCTCAACATCTTCCAGCGCATCGCGTTCGAGTGGAAGGTGTTCCGCGTGTGGTGCTTCCTCGGCATGGAGCGCATGGACCTGGCCAAGAGCCTGGACGCCGAAGGCAACGAGCACCAGCAGGACAACAACTTCACCGTCAACGGTGCACAGTCGGTGACGGAGCAGGATCTGAGCGTGGCCGAGCTGATGGCATGCTGCCTGCGCGAAAACGATCGCCGTTTCGCTGGCTACGATCAGCGCCTGCTGCGGCCAACCACCATGCCCTTCATGGTGAAGTGCGCGCTGCCGGTGTTGAAGTTCTTTGAGCGGCGCAAGAAGGCCAAGTAA
- the hpnA gene encoding hopanoid-associated sugar epimerase: protein MRALVTGATGFVGSAVARHLLRNGHKVRVLARPGSDRRNLQGLDVEVAEGDLTKAASLLPACDGCDALFHVAADYRLWAPDPAELYRANVEGTRSILEAARKVGVPRIIYTSSVATLGIPKDGTPGSESTPVSVDDMIGHYKRSKFLAEEVARQFAAEGVPIVIVNPSTPIGPHDIKPTPTGRVVRDAMMGKVPAYVDTGLNIVHVDDVAHGHWLAFERGVIGERYILGGFDMSLREVLTEIAGIVGRSPPKVRLPHGVVMPIAYVSEAWARLTGMNPIATVEEVRMSKKRMFFTSAKAQRELGYTARPARVALEDAVKWFQAQRRL from the coding sequence GTGAGGGCGCTGGTTACCGGTGCCACCGGCTTCGTGGGTTCGGCCGTGGCCCGTCATCTGTTGCGCAATGGCCACAAGGTGCGTGTGCTGGCTCGTCCTGGCTCCGACCGGCGCAATTTGCAGGGGCTCGATGTGGAGGTCGCCGAAGGGGATTTGACCAAGGCCGCGTCCCTGTTGCCCGCTTGTGACGGCTGCGACGCACTGTTCCACGTGGCCGCCGATTATCGCCTGTGGGCGCCGGATCCGGCGGAATTGTATCGCGCCAATGTCGAGGGCACACGCTCGATCCTGGAAGCTGCACGAAAGGTTGGCGTGCCTCGCATTATCTACACCAGCAGCGTCGCTACGCTGGGCATTCCCAAAGATGGCACGCCAGGGAGTGAGAGCACCCCGGTGTCGGTCGATGACATGATCGGCCACTACAAGCGCTCCAAGTTCCTCGCTGAGGAAGTGGCCCGGCAGTTCGCGGCGGAGGGTGTGCCGATTGTCATCGTGAACCCTTCCACGCCCATCGGTCCACACGATATCAAGCCCACGCCGACCGGCCGTGTGGTGCGTGATGCGATGATGGGAAAGGTGCCTGCGTATGTGGATACGGGTCTGAACATCGTGCACGTGGATGACGTGGCGCATGGACACTGGCTCGCATTCGAGCGGGGCGTGATCGGCGAGCGTTACATTCTTGGCGGCTTCGACATGAGCCTGCGTGAGGTGCTCACCGAAATCGCCGGCATCGTGGGGCGTTCACCACCCAAGGTGCGTTTGCCGCACGGGGTGGTGATGCCGATTGCTTACGTGTCGGAAGCCTGGGCGCGTCTTACCGGGATGAATCCGATCGCCACGGTGGAAGAAGTGCGCATGTCGAAGAAGCGCATGTTTTTCACCAGCGCGAAAGCGCAGCGCGAGCTGGGCTACACGGCGCGGCCTGCACGTGTGGCGCTGGAAGATGCCGTGAAGTGGTTTCAGGCGCAGCGGCGTCTATAA
- a CDS encoding phytoene/squalene synthase family protein, with product MIEFNNATATAGSDKANTYQDAILPKVSRTFALTIPQLPPELRRAVANAYLLCRIADTIEDEPALSAEQKRSFENAFVDAVTGDADAQEVADEVAPLLSNETLEAERDLMQQLPLVLEVTRSLQPAQQTSIVKCLKIMSHGMHEFQRKAGLHGLPTLHDLDRYCYCVAGVVGEMLTELFVDFEPALTPHRNTMLRLAVSFGQGLQMTNILKDQWEDRTRGACWLPQDMFARHGIKLIDLKSGKQNAGYAATMSELVGIAHAHLRQALDYTLLIPARHAGVRRFCLWAIGMALLTLRNLKNNLDFSAGTQIKISRNAVARTILFTRLFGKSNLALRWLFATTARGLPYTPLTAEWSEPSTPARTWPKRSIPHIADAATWRETADVQEVQHR from the coding sequence ATGATCGAATTCAACAATGCCACCGCCACTGCTGGAAGCGACAAGGCCAACACCTATCAGGATGCCATCCTGCCGAAGGTGTCCCGGACTTTTGCGCTGACCATTCCGCAGCTCCCGCCGGAGCTGCGCCGCGCGGTGGCGAACGCTTACCTGCTTTGTCGCATCGCCGACACCATCGAGGATGAGCCGGCGCTGTCGGCCGAGCAGAAACGCTCCTTCGAGAACGCCTTCGTCGACGCCGTGACCGGCGACGCCGATGCGCAAGAAGTCGCCGACGAAGTCGCGCCCCTGCTCTCGAACGAAACGCTCGAAGCCGAGCGCGACCTGATGCAGCAACTGCCGCTGGTGCTGGAAGTCACACGCAGCCTGCAACCGGCGCAGCAGACATCGATCGTGAAGTGTCTGAAGATCATGTCGCACGGCATGCATGAGTTCCAGCGCAAGGCCGGCCTGCATGGCCTGCCCACGCTGCACGATCTGGACCGCTATTGCTATTGCGTCGCCGGCGTAGTCGGCGAAATGCTGACCGAGCTGTTCGTCGATTTCGAACCCGCGCTGACGCCGCATCGCAACACCATGCTGCGCCTGGCCGTGTCCTTCGGACAGGGTTTGCAGATGACGAATATCCTCAAAGACCAATGGGAAGACCGCACCCGCGGTGCCTGCTGGCTGCCGCAGGACATGTTCGCGCGTCACGGCATCAAGCTGATCGACTTGAAGTCCGGCAAACAGAACGCCGGCTATGCCGCCACCATGTCCGAGCTGGTTGGCATTGCGCATGCGCATCTGCGCCAGGCGTTGGATTACACCTTGCTGATTCCGGCGCGGCACGCTGGCGTCCGTCGCTTTTGCCTCTGGGCGATCGGCATGGCCCTGCTGACCCTGCGCAATCTCAAGAACAATCTCGATTTCTCTGCGGGCACGCAGATCAAGATTTCGCGCAATGCCGTCGCGCGCACCATTCTGTTCACCCGGTTGTTCGGCAAGTCCAACCTCGCATTGCGCTGGCTGTTTGCGACCACCGCGCGTGGGTTGCCGTACACCCCGTTGACCGCCGAATGGAGCGAACCGTCCACGCCCGCACGCACATGGCCGAAACGATCGATCCCGCATATCGCCGATGCTGCCACATGGCGTGAAACAGCCGATGTGCAGGAAGTGCAACACCGATGA
- the shc gene encoding squalene--hopene cyclase yields MSSSTRFSTRATANDAFQSAETNGLDQAIERGRAALLSRQHQDGHWCFELESDCTITAEYILMMHFMDDIDDVLQEKMARYLRDTQVKNTHGGWSQYYEGDIDLSCTVKAYFALKAAGDDPEAEHMRMARKAILALGGAAHANVFTRILLALFEQVPWRATPYVPVEIMLLPRWFPFHIEKMSYWARTTTVPLTILCSLKAKAANPRKINVRELFVTPPEQEHNYFIRGGLLNRTFLMLDKIGRFIDPFIPKKLRQRAIDKAVAWFLPRMNGEDGIGAIFPPMVNCLEVMKALGYPKDHPVRQTCLRSIQKLVVHRADGSAYCQPCVSPIWDTVWSALTLMHTSEDAGTQDAIAKASDWLTSKQELEVKGDWIAQAPDLAPGGWAFQYNNAYYPDIDDTAVVAALLHIQDRRRGESGRHRVNINRAVDWMIGLQSKNGGFAAFDANNTHYHLNAIPFADHGALLDPPTEDVSGRVVACLGVLARPQDQESLRRAVDYLRSTQLEDGSWWGRWGSNYIYGTWSVLAGLALAGEDPRQPYIRKAIEWLRSRQHADGGWGETNNSYIDAALRGTNHGISTPQTTAWALLAQLAFGDVHSDSVKRGIAFLVADQQASGALEGLWYHPSHNAPGFPRVYYLKYHGYTAYFPLWALSRYRQLLQSAAA; encoded by the coding sequence ATGAGTTCATCGACCCGCTTCTCCACCAGGGCAACCGCCAACGACGCATTTCAGTCCGCTGAAACCAACGGTCTGGACCAAGCGATCGAACGCGGTCGCGCTGCCCTGCTGTCACGTCAGCATCAGGACGGTCATTGGTGCTTCGAGCTGGAGTCGGACTGCACCATCACCGCCGAATACATCCTGATGATGCACTTCATGGATGACATCGACGATGTGCTGCAGGAGAAGATGGCGCGCTACCTGCGCGACACGCAGGTAAAGAATACACACGGCGGCTGGTCACAGTACTACGAAGGCGACATCGACCTTTCGTGTACGGTCAAGGCGTATTTCGCACTCAAGGCTGCCGGTGACGATCCCGAAGCCGAGCACATGCGCATGGCGCGCAAGGCCATTCTTGCGCTCGGTGGCGCGGCCCACGCCAATGTGTTCACGCGCATTCTGCTGGCGCTGTTCGAACAGGTGCCGTGGCGCGCAACGCCATACGTGCCGGTCGAAATCATGCTGCTGCCGCGCTGGTTCCCGTTCCACATCGAGAAGATGTCGTACTGGGCGCGTACCACGACGGTGCCGTTGACCATCCTGTGCTCGCTCAAGGCCAAGGCGGCCAATCCGCGCAAGATCAACGTCCGCGAATTGTTCGTGACGCCACCCGAACAGGAACACAACTACTTCATTCGCGGTGGCCTGCTCAATCGCACCTTCCTGATGCTGGACAAGATCGGTCGCTTTATCGATCCGTTTATTCCGAAGAAGCTGCGCCAGCGCGCGATCGACAAGGCAGTTGCCTGGTTCCTTCCGCGCATGAATGGCGAAGACGGCATCGGTGCGATTTTCCCGCCGATGGTCAACTGCCTGGAAGTGATGAAGGCGCTGGGTTATCCCAAAGATCATCCGGTCCGCCAAACTTGCCTGCGCTCGATCCAGAAACTGGTGGTACATCGCGCTGACGGCTCGGCGTATTGCCAGCCCTGTGTGTCGCCGATCTGGGATACCGTCTGGAGCGCATTGACCTTGATGCACACCAGCGAGGATGCCGGCACGCAGGACGCCATCGCCAAAGCCTCCGACTGGCTGACTTCCAAGCAAGAACTTGAAGTGAAGGGTGACTGGATCGCTCAGGCGCCGGATCTGGCCCCAGGTGGCTGGGCCTTCCAGTACAACAATGCCTATTATCCCGATATCGATGACACAGCCGTGGTCGCGGCCCTGTTGCATATCCAGGATCGCCGCCGCGGTGAATCCGGGCGCCATCGCGTCAACATTAATCGTGCTGTCGACTGGATGATCGGCCTGCAGTCGAAGAACGGCGGTTTCGCCGCGTTCGACGCCAACAACACGCATTACCACCTCAACGCAATACCGTTTGCCGATCATGGCGCACTGCTCGATCCGCCCACCGAGGACGTGTCCGGCCGCGTGGTCGCCTGCCTTGGCGTGCTCGCACGGCCACAGGATCAGGAAAGCCTGCGCCGCGCTGTCGATTATCTGCGTTCGACCCAGCTGGAAGATGGTAGCTGGTGGGGCCGCTGGGGCAGCAACTACATCTATGGCACGTGGAGCGTACTCGCTGGCCTTGCGCTGGCCGGGGAAGATCCGCGCCAGCCGTATATCCGCAAGGCGATCGAATGGCTGCGCTCGCGCCAGCACGCCGACGGCGGCTGGGGCGAAACCAACAACAGCTATATCGATGCAGCACTGCGTGGTACCAACCATGGCATAAGCACGCCGCAGACCACGGCGTGGGCGCTTCTCGCGCAGCTTGCCTTTGGCGACGTGCATTCGGATTCAGTCAAGCGCGGCATCGCCTTCCTGGTCGCGGATCAGCAAGCGAGCGGCGCGCTCGAAGGGCTGTGGTATCACCCGTCGCACAACGCCCCCGGTTTCCCGCGCGTGTACTACCTCAAGTACCACGGCTATACCGCGTACTTCCCGTTGTGGGCGCTCAGCCGTTATCGACAACTGCTGCAGTCGGCCGCCGCTTGA
- a CDS encoding purine and other phosphorylase-like protein, family 1, translating into MAIRSVGVVVALASEAKALTPRSTQPDSITPLADGSALCLSGMGPAAARRAAHALADAGATALAVFGVAGALDECLRSGSLCCPERILDETDHTYAVDSAWHARLHQQLALTQRPLYTNGSLLSVQTPLLTTTDKTAAYDRFAALAVDMESAAVAEAAYERKLPFVVLRAIVDEAGDTIPAALNNSIDAWGRPRTLRLIAALCRDPSVLADLPRLYSRMQRATQALRAAAEATGPALAWPP; encoded by the coding sequence ATGGCTATCCGCTCAGTCGGCGTCGTCGTGGCGCTGGCGTCGGAAGCCAAGGCGCTGACACCGCGGAGCACGCAACCCGATAGCATCACGCCACTCGCGGATGGCTCCGCGCTGTGCCTCAGCGGCATGGGACCGGCTGCCGCGCGCCGCGCCGCGCACGCCCTGGCCGATGCCGGCGCTACTGCCCTGGCCGTATTTGGTGTCGCAGGCGCACTGGACGAATGCCTACGCAGCGGCTCGCTCTGTTGCCCCGAGCGCATCCTCGATGAAACCGACCATACCTACGCCGTGGACAGCGCATGGCATGCACGCCTGCATCAGCAGTTGGCGCTGACGCAGCGGCCGCTCTATACGAACGGCTCCTTGCTCAGCGTGCAGACGCCATTGCTGACCACGACCGACAAGACGGCCGCCTATGATCGTTTTGCTGCGTTGGCTGTCGACATGGAAAGTGCCGCGGTGGCCGAAGCCGCTTATGAGCGCAAGTTGCCCTTCGTGGTCCTGCGCGCCATCGTCGACGAAGCCGGCGATACCATCCCGGCCGCTTTGAACAACAGCATCGACGCCTGGGGACGCCCCCGCACGCTCCGACTGATCGCCGCGCTCTGTCGCGATCCCTCGGTACTGGCCGACCTGCCCCGACTATACTCACGCATGCAACGCGCTACCCAGGCTCTTCGAGCAGCCGCCGAAGCGACCGGTCCTGCGCTAGCGTGGCCACCTTAA
- a CDS encoding copper resistance CopC family protein, producing MSLRRHFGTFLVAAACTVASMSASAHAILVDSTPKPNGTLAAGHADMAFKYNSKIDQHRSRITLVKADNSETVLTIATNSSKPNELDTSADLAPGTYTIRWQALALDGHITRGDVPFTVVAKP from the coding sequence ATGTCCCTGCGTCGTCATTTTGGAACGTTCCTGGTTGCCGCGGCTTGTACCGTGGCCAGCATGTCCGCCTCGGCTCATGCGATCCTCGTCGACAGCACGCCCAAGCCCAATGGCACGCTGGCCGCCGGCCATGCCGACATGGCGTTCAAATACAACAGCAAGATCGACCAGCATCGCTCGCGCATCACCCTGGTCAAGGCTGATAACAGCGAAACCGTGCTGACCATCGCCACCAACAGCAGCAAGCCGAATGAACTGGATACCAGTGCTGACCTTGCACCGGGCACGTACACCATCCGCTGGCAGGCGTTGGCGCTCGATGGCCACATCACCCGTGGTGATGTGCCGTTTACGGTGGTGGCCAAGCCGTAA
- a CDS encoding copper resistance D family protein → MELLVDIFGYLSIILHGLTIVAQSMTLGGILFLVFLARPFAHMLEQGADLERRITRLTIYSAIGLVIAELAGVGLQVAVVMSTVDLGFFDVMQAPFAMAGTVKILCAILLIPCLSARIASRPLSAVLLLLLGAAELTAATFTTHAYARLSDNVLLLLVEGLHQFGAAIWVGAIPCFVLALGRLHDANGWRLVGARFSRMSMIGVTSIVISGAVMSLYYIGSMQGFYGTAYGVMVGAKIAMFLALLALGAGNLMVTERLRKNQDTSVIRLRRFAEVEIGIGFTIFFAAASLTSVPPAVDLTTDRVTLHEIAVRNAPAWPRLTSPDHDQLAISEMQSQLDKEAQQRGQVAAQANVPGSGILPPRNADDIAWSEYNHHWAGIFVLLIGFLALLNRAGVGWLKHWPLLFLLMAGFLLVRSDPEVWPMGSEGFWIAWRDVEVAQHRFFVALIILFGVFEWAVRTGHLRSPKAALVFPLLVSVGGAMLLTHSHQISNVKDQMLIELTHTPLALAGVAAGWARWLELRLPGRGGRIAGWVWPMCFMLVGVILLWYREA, encoded by the coding sequence GTGGAACTTCTCGTCGACATCTTCGGCTACCTCAGCATCATCCTGCACGGTTTAACCATCGTCGCGCAGTCGATGACGCTAGGCGGCATCTTGTTTCTGGTGTTCCTGGCACGCCCGTTTGCGCACATGCTCGAACAAGGCGCCGATCTGGAACGGCGCATCACGCGCCTGACCATCTATAGCGCGATCGGACTGGTCATCGCTGAGCTGGCAGGTGTCGGACTGCAGGTCGCCGTGGTGATGTCCACGGTCGATCTCGGCTTCTTCGATGTCATGCAGGCACCGTTCGCGATGGCCGGCACGGTGAAGATCCTCTGCGCGATCCTGCTGATTCCTTGCCTGAGCGCACGCATCGCATCCCGTCCACTTTCTGCTGTGCTGTTGCTATTGCTCGGCGCGGCCGAACTGACGGCTGCCACGTTTACCACGCACGCTTACGCACGATTGAGCGACAACGTATTACTGCTGCTCGTGGAAGGCCTGCATCAATTCGGTGCGGCCATCTGGGTTGGTGCCATTCCGTGCTTTGTACTGGCGTTGGGCCGCCTACATGACGCCAACGGCTGGCGCCTGGTGGGCGCGCGCTTCTCGCGCATGTCGATGATCGGCGTGACCAGCATCGTGATTTCCGGCGCGGTGATGAGCCTGTATTACATCGGCAGCATGCAGGGTTTCTACGGCACGGCCTATGGCGTGATGGTCGGCGCGAAGATCGCGATGTTCCTCGCACTGCTGGCGCTGGGCGCAGGCAACCTGATGGTGACCGAGCGGCTGCGCAAGAACCAGGATACGTCGGTGATCCGCCTGCGCCGGTTCGCCGAAGTGGAAATCGGCATCGGCTTTACCATTTTCTTCGCCGCCGCATCGCTGACCTCGGTGCCGCCAGCGGTCGACCTGACCACCGATCGCGTGACGTTGCACGAGATTGCCGTACGCAATGCCCCAGCGTGGCCACGCCTCACCTCGCCCGATCACGACCAGCTCGCGATTTCGGAAATGCAGTCGCAGTTGGACAAGGAAGCCCAGCAGCGCGGCCAGGTTGCAGCGCAGGCCAACGTGCCGGGCTCAGGCATTCTGCCGCCGCGCAATGCCGATGACATTGCCTGGTCGGAGTACAACCATCACTGGGCCGGCATCTTTGTGCTGCTGATCGGTTTCCTTGCCTTGCTCAATCGCGCTGGCGTCGGATGGCTCAAACACTGGCCACTACTGTTCCTGCTGATGGCCGGGTTCCTGCTCGTGCGGTCCGATCCCGAAGTATGGCCCATGGGCAGCGAAGGATTCTGGATCGCCTGGCGTGACGTGGAAGTCGCGCAACATCGCTTCTTCGTGGCGCTGATCATCCTGTTCGGCGTCTTTGAATGGGCGGTGCGTACCGGACATCTGCGCAGTCCGAAAGCGGCACTGGTCTTTCCGCTGCTGGTCTCGGTGGGCGGCGCCATGTTGCTGACCCACAGCCATCAGATTTCCAACGTGAAGGATCAGATGCTGATCGAACTGACGCACACGCCGCTTGCTCTGGCAGGCGTAGCAGCGGGCTGGGCGCGCTGGCTGGAATTGCGCCTGCCCGGGCGCGGTGGCCGCATCGCGGGCTGGGTCTGGCCGATGTGCTTCATGCTGGTTGGCGTGATCCTGCTCTGGTATCGCGAAGCCTGA
- a CDS encoding polyprenyl synthetase family protein, with amino-acid sequence MSSTSPKASAFDSRVPAYLQRLERTTDAVLPPASTDPARLHEAIRYACEGGKHLRALMVYAAGETLGVTPEQLDAAACSVELIHAYSLVHDDLPGMDNDDLRRGRPTVHKAYDEATAILVGDTLQTSAFEVLATSDALDDAQKVQMIRALAHASGSLGMVGGQAVDMASENLTLTLPQLESLHARKTGALILVTCQLAAIAANATEATRKGLEHYGRCIGLAFQIQDDVLDQIADTATLGKTAGKDLAQHKSTFPSLLGLEQAQQRAHALFDEARNAARGIAGHAEPLLWLADHIQQRDH; translated from the coding sequence ATGAGCTCGACCTCCCCCAAGGCTTCCGCCTTCGATAGCCGCGTCCCCGCCTACCTGCAACGGCTGGAGCGCACGACGGATGCCGTACTTCCGCCAGCCTCCACCGATCCTGCGCGGCTGCATGAAGCGATTCGCTACGCCTGCGAAGGCGGTAAGCATCTGCGCGCCCTGATGGTGTATGCCGCAGGCGAAACGCTGGGGGTCACACCGGAACAGCTCGATGCAGCGGCATGTTCCGTCGAGCTGATCCACGCCTATTCATTGGTGCATGACGATCTGCCGGGCATGGACAACGACGACCTGCGTCGCGGCCGTCCCACGGTGCACAAGGCCTACGACGAAGCCACCGCAATCCTGGTTGGCGATACCTTGCAGACCTCCGCTTTCGAAGTGCTGGCTACAAGCGATGCACTCGACGACGCGCAGAAGGTACAGATGATTCGCGCCCTCGCCCATGCTTCCGGTTCACTCGGCATGGTCGGCGGTCAGGCGGTGGACATGGCGTCCGAAAATCTCACCCTGACCCTGCCGCAACTGGAATCACTGCACGCGCGCAAGACCGGCGCGTTGATTCTTGTGACATGTCAGCTGGCGGCCATTGCTGCAAACGCAACGGAAGCGACGCGCAAGGGACTCGAACACTATGGCCGTTGCATCGGCCTCGCATTCCAGATCCAGGATGACGTGCTGGATCAGATTGCCGATACCGCCACGCTCGGCAAGACCGCCGGCAAGGATCTGGCACAGCACAAGTCCACGTTCCCGTCCTTGCTTGGTTTGGAACAAGCACAACAGCGCGCGCATGCTTTGTTTGACGAAGCGCGCAACGCTGCGCGCGGCATTGCTGGCCATGCCGAACCGCTGCTGTGGCTGGCTGATCATATTCAGCAGCGCGATCACTAA
- the bioD gene encoding dethiobiotin synthase: protein MSALFIAGTDTGIGKTHSACALIHALRATGRSVCGMKPVASGCMETADGLRNEDAIALLEATGSPVPSYETVNPLALREPLSPHLAAAHEGVTITLPRLRAAFDVLRARYDTVVVEGVGGWRVPLAPSLFASDIAKSWHLPVVLVVGLRLGCLSHALLTAEAVVADGCKLIGWIGNRIDPQMAAVEENIQTLRTLLPAPCLGILPHDVAPESAAGLIDIAAMAF, encoded by the coding sequence ATGTCTGCTTTGTTTATTGCTGGAACCGATACCGGTATCGGAAAAACGCATTCGGCCTGCGCCTTGATTCACGCGCTGCGCGCAACAGGGCGCAGCGTTTGCGGCATGAAGCCGGTCGCCAGCGGTTGCATGGAAACGGCAGATGGCTTGCGCAACGAAGACGCCATCGCGCTGTTGGAGGCAACCGGTTCGCCGGTGCCTTCTTACGAAACCGTCAATCCGCTCGCCTTGCGCGAACCACTGTCGCCACACCTGGCTGCTGCGCACGAAGGCGTAACGATCACGCTGCCGCGGCTGCGTGCAGCGTTCGACGTCTTGCGCGCGCGCTATGACACGGTTGTGGTCGAAGGCGTGGGTGGTTGGCGTGTGCCGCTAGCGCCAAGCTTGTTCGCTTCGGACATTGCCAAGTCCTGGCATTTGCCGGTGGTGCTGGTGGTGGGGCTTCGTCTTGGTTGCCTCAGCCATGCTTTGCTTACGGCAGAGGCGGTAGTGGCAGATGGCTGCAAGCTGATCGGCTGGATTGGGAATCGCATCGACCCGCAGATGGCAGCCGTAGAGGAGAATATCCAGACGCTGCGCACGCTGCTGCCTGCACCGTGCCTCGGTATCCTGCCGCATGACGTGGCGCCCGAGTCAGCGGCAGGTTTGATCGACATCGCAGCCATGGCGTTTTGA
- a CDS encoding TMEM175 family protein yields the protein MSERDDSTHAGRVEAHRLDGFIDAAFAFAVSVLAIAGAEVPHSLHDLILALDRIPGFACSFATLMMFWHRHVRWRDRFRLHDGTAIVLSLMLVFFALIFVYPLNMLFQAMFSSFHDAYTHTTLPNEPEIGSVHELKALFICYALAYACMAGSLAMLYRHSLRHASSISARLRIEAQETYYIQCGSMAVAILSLLITLMMPNINSALWNSLPGMVYVLLTLVYSVAGRWSRRALLQVT from the coding sequence ATGAGCGAGCGGGACGATTCCACGCACGCCGGGCGAGTTGAGGCTCACCGGCTGGACGGTTTTATCGATGCAGCGTTTGCCTTTGCCGTAAGCGTGCTGGCGATTGCCGGCGCGGAAGTGCCGCACAGCTTGCATGACCTGATACTGGCGCTGGACCGGATTCCGGGATTTGCCTGCAGCTTTGCCACCCTGATGATGTTCTGGCATCGGCATGTGCGCTGGCGCGATCGCTTCCGCTTGCATGATGGCACCGCTATCGTGCTCAGTTTGATGCTGGTGTTCTTTGCACTGATTTTCGTCTATCCGCTGAACATGCTGTTCCAAGCGATGTTCAGTTCCTTCCATGACGCCTACACGCACACGACCTTGCCGAACGAACCGGAAATTGGCAGCGTGCACGAACTGAAGGCTCTCTTTATCTGCTACGCATTAGCCTATGCATGCATGGCCGGTTCGCTGGCTATGCTATATCGCCATAGCTTGAGACATGCGTCGTCAATATCCGCAAGGCTGCGCATCGAAGCGCAAGAGACGTACTACATACAATGCGGCTCGATGGCGGTGGCCATCCTTTCGTTGCTGATCACCCTGATGATGCCGAATATCAACAGCGCCCTTTGGAATTCGCTGCCCGGGATGGTTTATGTTTTGCTGACACTCGTGTACAGCGTGGCTGGTCGCTGGTCGAGACGCGCCTTGCTGCAGGTAACCTGA
- a CDS encoding GAF domain-containing protein, which translates to MFEIKTGSASSKRELYADLILQAEGMLAGEPDLIANAANFSALVFHSLPDLNWAGFYLYDGTELVVGPFQGKPACIRIALGKGVCGTAAQTRETQVVRDVHSFDGHIACDAASQSEIVVPLVKADSSLLGVWDVDSPSVARFDDEDRAGMEALCDVFMRAANLRT; encoded by the coding sequence ATGTTCGAGATCAAGACCGGCTCCGCCAGCAGCAAGCGCGAGCTTTACGCCGACCTGATCCTGCAAGCCGAAGGCATGCTGGCCGGGGAACCGGACCTGATCGCCAACGCGGCAAACTTTTCCGCACTGGTGTTCCATAGCCTGCCCGATCTGAACTGGGCAGGGTTCTATCTGTATGACGGCACCGAACTGGTCGTGGGCCCGTTCCAGGGCAAGCCGGCCTGCATCCGCATCGCGCTCGGCAAGGGTGTATGCGGCACTGCAGCGCAAACCCGTGAAACCCAGGTCGTGCGCGACGTGCACAGCTTCGATGGCCACATCGCCTGCGACGCGGCATCTCAATCGGAGATCGTCGTGCCGCTGGTCAAGGCCGATAGCAGCCTGCTGGGCGTATGGGATGTCGACAGCCCGTCGGTCGCCCGTTTCGATGACGAGGACCGTGCCGGCATGGAAGCGCTGTGCGACGTGTTTATGCGGGCTGCGAACCTGCGCACCTGA